A genomic segment from Lytechinus variegatus isolate NC3 chromosome 10, Lvar_3.0, whole genome shotgun sequence encodes:
- the LOC121422265 gene encoding uncharacterized protein LOC121422265 — protein MTQRLTEAIVRLRYRQIKALLDQGVNINNKLDDGRTPLMVTLDVPDDEKRRHMFRFLVHHGAEMLESDSDDVTIFQHCCRLGFLDLMEIILKKAGVSAVNMMGRDKHGRTALYHAVASEDEMIVNKVLDHIDLRQQSVDVPDNDGLTPLLLARRLGLTNIADLLIKRGKANPRICDRQMHMNAEEWAEAARRKEEEEQAHAKKLARERYMIFPPIDHATKRNERIAKMKAKTISMPNLTTKNLNISTSVSSSTSPSLPNSASTIDSQPVRLPSLSQSNKHSRHPFANGNDVDFRTKSIDSAITLLGLASQTADDKQYAQSFVSSSQHGPIGHAQSKSSNRQLQRTWATVMDAYSVQNTANFRKPAKAPSLPDINADIDASGQRTKMSTLAIIMRATRGGGKGKTKNGKHKLKSISESKDDGDHEHRGKLSRRKTSTLSTSSVRPDGKSTENMSSLQEDETEWVSKNKKKKDRQNSSHKNEPLPKIFVS, from the coding sequence ATGACCCAGAGGCTGACCGAAGCCATCGTTCGGCTTCGTTACCGCCAGATAAAAGCTTTGCTTGACCAGGGGGTCAATATCAACAATAAGCTGGACGATGGTCGAACCCCACTGATGGTCACCCTGGATGTGCCCGATGACGAAAAGCGAAGGCATATGTTTAGGTTTCTCGTACACCATGGTGCCGAGATGCTGGAGTCGGAcagtgatgacgtcacaattttTCAGCATTGCTGTCGTCTGGGGTTCCTGGATCTGATGGAGATAATCCTAAAGAAGGCCGGGGTGAGTGCCGTCAATATGATGGGACGCGATAAACATGGTAGAACTGCTTTGTACCATGCAGTGGCCAGCGAGGATGAAATGATAGTCAACAAGGTCCTGGATCATATTGATTTGAGACAGCAGAGCGTTGACGTACCCGACAATGACGGCCTGACGCCGCTCCTGCTCGCCAGGCGTCTGGGGTTGACGAACATCGCCGACTTGCTCATCAAGAGAGGCAAGGCCAACCCACGAATATGCGACCGACAGATGCACATGAACGCAGAGGAGTGGGCTGAAGCTGCGAGACGCAAGGAAGAAGAAGAGCAAGCCCATGCCAAGAAACTGGCGCGAGAACGTTACATGATCTTTCCTCCTATAGACCATGCCACGAAAAGGAATGAAAGGATCGCAAAGATGAAAGCGAAAACCATTTCCATGCCAAATCTTACCACGAAAAATTTGAACATCAGCACTTCGGTCTCGTCGTCGACGTCACCATCCTTGCCGAATAGTGCTTCGACGATCGACAGCCAACCCGTGCGATTGCCAAGCTTATCTCAGTCGAACAAACACTCTCGACATCCCTTCGCCAACGGCAACGATGTCGATTTTCGAACAAAGTCCATTGACTCTGCCATCACTCTGCTCGGACTTGCGTCACAAACAGCAGACGACAAGCAATACGCGCAATCGTTTGTATCAAGCAGTCAACACGGGCCTATCGGACATGCGCAGAGCAAGAGCAGCAATCGTCAATTACAGAGAACATGGGCGACGGTGATGGATGCGTACTCGGTCCAAAATACAGCAAATTTTCGAAAGCCCGCCAAAGCGCCTAGTCTTCCCGATATAAACGCCGACATTGACGCATCGGGCCAACGGACAAAAATGTCGACGCTTGCGATTATCATGCGAGCGACGCGAGGAGGTGGGAAAGGAAAAACGAAAAATGGAAAACACAAATTGAAAAGCATTTCTGAGTCCAAAGACGATGGCGATCACGAGCACCGAGGGAAGCTTTCTCGAAGGAAGACGTCAACGCTTTCGACATCGTCTGTGCGTCCAGATGGAAAATCTACAGAGAATATGTCTTCTTTGCAAGAAGATGAAACCGAATGGGTTAgtaagaataagaagaaaaaagacagacaaaaTTCATCTCACAAGAATGAGCCGTTGCCAAAAATATTCGTGTCATGA